From a region of the Apibacter sp. B3706 genome:
- a CDS encoding 2-hydroxyacid dehydrogenase — MKVFISGKIPEVGVDMLKKAGYEVEMWTNSEPITLAELIDKCKQSDAYINVMSPVPESFFKEVTNLKVISTFSVGYNHIDIQAATRLGIPVGNTPDVLSNATADIAFLLLLNVSRKAFFNYRRIIEGNWKPGFLSVEYLGQELNGKTLGIFGMGRIGIKMAQKCKNAYGMNILYNNRHKQEDAEKELGAHYVSFEELLEQSDVISLHAPLTDENKGIFNATAFKKMKKTSILINTARGPMVNEKDLIQAIQEGQIWGAGLDVTDPEPMKADNPLLSMENVAVTPHIGSATIEARNAMSALCAKNIIAGLKGEKLPCVVNPEVYK, encoded by the coding sequence ATGAAAGTATTTATATCCGGCAAAATACCGGAAGTAGGAGTAGACATGCTGAAAAAGGCAGGTTATGAGGTCGAAATGTGGACAAATTCGGAACCTATTACCCTTGCAGAATTAATAGATAAATGTAAACAATCCGACGCATATATAAATGTGATGTCTCCTGTGCCGGAAAGTTTTTTTAAAGAAGTTACAAATTTGAAAGTTATTTCCACATTTTCGGTTGGTTATAATCATATCGATATCCAAGCAGCCACACGTTTGGGCATACCAGTGGGAAATACCCCGGATGTTCTCAGTAATGCAACGGCAGACATTGCTTTCTTGTTACTGTTGAATGTTTCCAGAAAAGCTTTTTTTAATTATCGAAGGATAATCGAAGGAAATTGGAAGCCCGGTTTTTTATCAGTAGAATATTTAGGGCAAGAATTAAATGGAAAGACCTTAGGCATATTTGGTATGGGACGTATAGGAATCAAAATGGCTCAAAAATGTAAAAATGCATATGGGATGAATATACTTTATAATAATAGGCATAAACAAGAAGATGCCGAAAAAGAATTAGGAGCGCATTATGTTTCTTTTGAAGAATTATTGGAACAATCGGATGTAATAAGTTTACATGCGCCTTTAACAGATGAAAATAAAGGTATTTTTAATGCCACGGCGTTTAAAAAAATGAAGAAAACATCTATTTTAATAAATACGGCCAGAGGTCCCATGGTTAATGAAAAAGATTTAATACAGGCCATCCAAGAAGGTCAAATCTGGGGAGCCGGTTTAGATGTAACAGATCCCGAACCCATGAAAGCAGATAACCCTTTATTAAGCATGGAAAATGTTGCGGTTACGCCTCATATCGGATCAGCAACTATAGAAGCGCGAAATGCGATGTCGGCTTTGTGTGCTAAAAATATTATTGCCGGTTTAAAAGGAGAAAAATTACCTTGTGTCGTTAATCCCGAAGTATATAAATAA
- a CDS encoding aldo/keto reductase produces MEHRKIGDSDLSLSVITFGAWAAGGWMWGGTERKVAVEAIKSAHDAGITSIDTAPIYGQGTSESIVGEAIKGIPRDKVQILTKFGMRWDLAKGDLAMHSKDNSGKDIDIYKYAGKESVIHECEQSLKRLGTDYIDLYQLHWPETVTPIEETFEAVAKLIEQGKVRHASVCNCSTSQIEAANKACKILSDQVPYSMLNRKIEKDIVPYCIKNKKSILAYSPMERGLLTGKIKPDHKFEEGDARRDMKMYQPDSIKRIDDFLAKIKHIADDQGATLAQLVLKWTAEQPGITIALAGARNAEQAKQNAKAAEVKISKEQMDFIDSELAKL; encoded by the coding sequence ATGGAACATAGAAAAATAGGCGATTCAGATTTATCTTTATCGGTAATAACTTTTGGAGCTTGGGCTGCCGGAGGCTGGATGTGGGGAGGAACAGAAAGAAAAGTTGCCGTTGAAGCAATCAAATCAGCTCACGATGCAGGAATAACATCTATCGATACAGCTCCTATATATGGACAAGGAACCAGTGAATCTATAGTAGGAGAAGCTATAAAAGGAATTCCTAGAGATAAAGTCCAAATTTTAACTAAATTTGGAATGCGTTGGGATTTAGCTAAAGGAGATTTAGCCATGCACAGTAAAGACAATTCAGGAAAAGATATCGATATATATAAATATGCTGGAAAGGAAAGTGTTATCCATGAATGCGAACAAAGTTTAAAACGTTTAGGAACCGATTATATAGATCTATATCAACTGCACTGGCCGGAAACCGTTACACCCATTGAAGAAACGTTTGAAGCAGTTGCAAAATTAATCGAGCAAGGAAAAGTACGTCATGCATCCGTTTGTAATTGCTCCACTTCACAAATTGAAGCAGCAAATAAAGCATGCAAAATACTTTCCGATCAGGTTCCTTATAGCATGTTAAATCGTAAAATAGAAAAAGATATAGTTCCTTACTGTATTAAAAATAAAAAGTCTATCTTAGCTTATAGTCCAATGGAAAGAGGATTATTAACCGGCAAAATTAAACCGGATCATAAATTTGAAGAAGGTGATGCCCGAAGGGATATGAAGATGTACCAACCGGATAGTATTAAAAGAATTGATGATTTCTTGGCTAAAATTAAACATATTGCAGATGATCAAGGAGCAACACTGGCTCAGTTAGTACTAAAATGGACTGCTGAACAACCGGGTATTACCATAGCCTTGGCCGGAGCAAGAAATGCAGAACAAGCAAAACAAAATGCAAAAGCTGCTGAAGTAAAAATCAGCAAAGAACAAATGGATTTTATCGATTCGGAATTAGCAAAATTATAA
- a CDS encoding 3-ketoacyl-ACP reductase, whose amino-acid sequence MEKLTGKKAIVTGGNRGLGKAVALALAAEGVDVAITGRDEKTVKETVKELEGKGIQAAYSIFDVSNQKEVETEMEKLQNSFGSFDILINNAGISAFQSFLDMPVDQWQNIVQTNLFGPYFMSRAVLPAMIEKKGGDIINVSSTAGLKGGANTSAYSVSKAGLISLSESLMYEMRKHNIRVTTLTPSTIASDMSVKLLKITDGNPEKVLQPEDFAELVVDILKLNKRALLANASLWSTNP is encoded by the coding sequence ATGGAAAAACTGACAGGTAAAAAAGCAATAGTTACAGGTGGAAACAGAGGATTAGGAAAAGCAGTGGCTTTAGCTCTGGCTGCTGAAGGGGTAGATGTAGCTATTACAGGAAGAGATGAAAAAACAGTTAAGGAAACTGTAAAGGAATTAGAAGGAAAAGGAATACAAGCTGCATATTCAATTTTTGATGTTTCCAATCAAAAAGAAGTTGAAACGGAAATGGAAAAATTACAAAACAGTTTCGGATCCTTTGATATTTTGATCAACAATGCGGGAATTTCAGCATTTCAAAGTTTTTTGGATATGCCTGTTGATCAGTGGCAAAATATTGTACAAACCAATCTTTTCGGACCTTATTTCATGTCAAGAGCAGTTTTGCCTGCAATGATTGAAAAAAAAGGAGGAGATATCATTAATGTTTCATCCACGGCTGGATTAAAAGGGGGCGCAAACACTTCAGCCTATAGTGTTTCAAAAGCCGGTTTAATATCCTTGTCGGAATCATTGATGTATGAGATGAGGAAGCACAACATAAGAGTTACAACTCTTACACCAAGTACCATTGCATCAGACATGTCTGTAAAATTATTAAAAATTACGGATGGAAATCCGGAAAAAGTTTTACAGCCGGAAGATTTTGCAGAATTAGTGGTTGATATTCTTAAGTTAAATAAACGAGCCTTGTTGGCAAATGCATCTTTATGGTCAACCAATCCTTAA
- the glpK gene encoding glycerol kinase GlpK, translating into MKEKFILALDQGTTSSRAILFNHGGEIVSVAQKDYTQYFPKPGLVEHHPEEIWSSQMSVAAEAIAKKGISGLDIAAIGITNQRETTIVWDRETSETIYNAIVWQDRRTSKYCDELKEQGLTDMIREKTGLILDAYFSGTKLKWILDNVPGAREKAEQGKLCFGTVDTWLVWKLTRGKMHVTDVSNASRTLLFNIHTLEWDEDLLKLFNIPKSMLPEVKQSSEVYGETSTTLFSTKIPISGIAGDQQAALFGQLCTNKGMAKNTYGTGCFLLMNTGEKPVLSKNNLLTTIAWKINGKTYYALEGSVFVGGAVVQWLRDGAKIVKTSADTENLAKTVSDNGGVYFIPALTGLGAPYWDPYARGGILGITRGTTDGHIARATLEGIAYQVYDLIKAMEADSGVHEIELRVDGGACANNLMMQFQSDIFGFNVIRPKTLETTALGAAYLAGLAVGYWKSIDELQAQRSVDRVFTPEMDKDKAEHYLKGWKRAVSRVLNWVDDEDK; encoded by the coding sequence ATGAAAGAAAAATTCATTTTAGCTTTAGATCAGGGAACTACATCTTCCAGAGCTATTTTATTTAATCATGGAGGAGAAATAGTATCGGTTGCACAAAAAGATTATACCCAATACTTTCCAAAACCGGGATTAGTGGAACATCACCCTGAAGAAATTTGGTCTTCGCAAATGTCTGTTGCTGCCGAAGCAATAGCTAAAAAAGGTATATCCGGATTGGATATAGCTGCGATTGGTATTACCAACCAAAGGGAAACCACAATTGTATGGGACAGAGAAACCAGTGAAACCATTTACAATGCTATCGTTTGGCAAGACAGAAGAACTTCCAAATATTGTGATGAACTTAAAGAACAAGGTTTAACTGATATGATCCGAGAAAAAACCGGTTTAATACTGGATGCGTATTTCTCAGGTACAAAATTAAAATGGATATTGGACAACGTTCCGGGAGCAAGAGAAAAGGCTGAGCAAGGAAAACTTTGTTTTGGTACAGTAGATACTTGGTTGGTATGGAAACTTACCAGAGGAAAAATGCACGTTACCGACGTTTCTAATGCTTCTCGTACCTTATTGTTTAATATTCATACTTTGGAATGGGATGAAGATTTATTAAAATTATTCAACATTCCTAAATCTATGCTTCCTGAAGTAAAACAAAGCAGTGAAGTGTATGGTGAAACCTCCACTACTCTATTCTCAACAAAAATTCCTATTTCAGGTATTGCCGGAGATCAACAAGCTGCTTTATTCGGTCAATTGTGTACAAATAAAGGAATGGCGAAGAATACATACGGTACAGGGTGTTTCTTATTAATGAATACAGGTGAAAAACCGGTTTTATCTAAAAATAATTTATTAACTACTATTGCGTGGAAAATTAATGGTAAAACTTATTATGCGCTTGAAGGTAGCGTTTTCGTTGGTGGAGCGGTAGTACAGTGGTTAAGAGACGGAGCTAAAATTGTTAAAACCTCTGCTGACACTGAAAATTTAGCTAAAACTGTTTCTGATAATGGTGGGGTATATTTTATTCCTGCATTAACGGGCTTAGGTGCTCCGTACTGGGATCCCTATGCTCGTGGAGGAATTTTAGGAATTACTAGAGGAACTACCGATGGACACATTGCCAGAGCTACTTTAGAAGGTATTGCATACCAAGTGTATGATTTAATAAAAGCTATGGAAGCTGACTCCGGCGTTCATGAAATTGAACTTCGAGTTGACGGGGGTGCTTGTGCTAACAATTTAATGATGCAATTCCAATCTGATATTTTCGGATTTAATGTAATTAGACCTAAAACATTGGAAACAACTGCTCTAGGTGCTGCCTATTTGGCCGGATTAGCTGTTGGTTATTGGAAAAGCATTGATGAACTTCAAGCTCAACGATCTGTAGACCGTGTATTTACACCTGAAATGGATAAAGATAAAGCCGAACATTATTTAAAAGGTTGGAAAAGAGCGGTAAGCAGAGTACTTAATTGGGTTGATGATGAAGACAAATAA